The Palleronia sp. THAF1 genome contains the following window.
TCGCAGGGGTTCATCACGCCCTACGAATTTCCGTGATCTTCGACCGCGACCGGTGCGGCCTACAGCCCCGCCCCGCGGATCGCCTTCACGACGCCGTCCACGATCCGGTCCGCCTCGTCCCGCGTCAGGCAGAACGGGGGCGCGAAGCCAAGGATGTCACCGCCCGGCATGGCGCGCCCGATGATGTGATGCGTCGCCAGTTCCGCAATGACCTTCGCACCGATCTTGCGCGACGGATCGAAATACTTGCGCGGATCGCGCTTCTCGACCAGCTCGACGGCGCAGAGCATACCCTCGCCCCGAACCTCTCCTACGTGGGGGTGATCGGCCAGGGCGTCGGCCATTTGCGCGTTCAGATAGGCGCCGACCGTCCCGGCGTTCTCCATCAGCTTCAGCTCGTCCAACAGCTTCAGGTTCGCGACGCCAGCCGCCGCCCCGATGGGGTGCGCCGAGTAGGTCCAGCCGTGTCCGATGGGGCCGTTTTCGTCCGTGCCCTGCTCCAGCACCTTCCACACCTTGTCCGAAATGATGGACCCGGACAGCGGGGCGTAAGCCGAAGTCAGCCCCTTTGCCACTGTCATGAAATCGGGCTCGATCCCGTAGTACTCGGACCCCCAGTAACTGCCCAGACGTCCGAAACCGGTGACGACCTCATCCGCGACCAGCAGGATGTCGTGCTTCTTCAGGATCGGCGCGATGGCCTCCCAGTAGCCGACGGGCGGGGGCACGATGCCACCGGTGCCAAGCATCGGCTCTGCCCAGAAGGCGGCGATGGTGTCGGCGCCCTCGCGTTCGATCATCTCTTCCAGATCGGCGGCGCATTGCGCGACGAACTGCGCCTCGGACTGCGACCAGTCTTCACGCGCGAAGTAATAGGGTGCCGTGGTGTGCAGCACGCCCGCCAACGGCAGGTCGAACTTGTTGTGGAACAGCGGCAGGCCGGTCAGTGATCCGGTCATCAGCCCCGACCCGT
Protein-coding sequences here:
- a CDS encoding aspartate aminotransferase family protein, which translates into the protein MLRNDQLGQWDRESFMHPSTHLGQFARGEMQGRIITGGEGSHIQDRDGQRWLDGFAGLYCVNVGYGRQQIAEAIATQAKELSYYHAYVGHGTEASITLAKMVMDRAPDHMSKVYFGLSGSDANETNIKLIWYYNNILGRPEKKKIISRWRGYHGSGLMTGSLTGLPLFHNKFDLPLAGVLHTTAPYYFAREDWSQSEAQFVAQCAADLEEMIEREGADTIAAFWAEPMLGTGGIVPPPVGYWEAIAPILKKHDILLVADEVVTGFGRLGSYWGSEYYGIEPDFMTVAKGLTSAYAPLSGSIISDKVWKVLEQGTDENGPIGHGWTYSAHPIGAAAGVANLKLLDELKLMENAGTVGAYLNAQMADALADHPHVGEVRGEGMLCAVELVEKRDPRKYFDPSRKIGAKVIAELATHHIIGRAMPGGDILGFAPPFCLTRDEADRIVDGVVKAIRGAGL